One segment of Rosa chinensis cultivar Old Blush chromosome 6, RchiOBHm-V2, whole genome shotgun sequence DNA contains the following:
- the LOC112168745 gene encoding uncharacterized protein LOC112168745 yields MSRSHKALDSLHPLDSCTFQLHSWRPFQIQQQTTAPTSKTLDSDPTNPKPYYTKRPCLSNRATSFSIDAIDMSRLTLVDDDRTISGGHHKHGSFRFIAKKRRRRGSRSVSGRSSDRSGTRRCCSVGASAAYGTCSDFPVAIGTDSSGELFGNGDANWASDVSEARNSRKERDGVGSGEKENPGVGFGPSGGFDAQGNESGYGSEPGYRGDAEFGYGDELDEEEEDARLLFWGNHFGDSDTMMEVVGENTFTDQKSHHRCRRKKHDCRMVVDSLR; encoded by the exons ATGTCACGTTCCCACAAAGCCCTCGACTCACTGCACCCTTTAGATTCGTGTACATTTCAACTCCATAGCTGGAGACCTTTCCAGATTCAACAGCAGACCACCGCACCCACCTCCAAAACCCTAGACTCCGATCCCACCAACCCCAAACCCTACTACACCAAGCGTCCATGCCTCTCCAACCGAGCGACGTCGTTTTCCATCGACGCCATCGACATGTCCAGGCTGACTTTGGTCGACGACGACCGGACGATCTCCGGAGGCCACCATAAGCACGGGAGCTTCCGATTCATTGCCAAGAAGAGGCGGCGGCGCGGGTCCAGGTCGGTCTCGGGTCGGAGCAGCGATCGGAGCGGGACCCGGAGGTGCTGCTCCGTCGGGGCTTCGGCTGCTTACGGGACGTGTTCGGATTTTCCGGTGGCGATTGGTACGGACTCGAGTGGGGAGCTGTTTGGGAATGGGGATGCTAATTGGGCCTCGGATGTGAGTGAGGCTAGGAATTCGAGGAAGGAGAGGGATGGAGTTGGGAGTGGAGAGAAGGAGAATCCGGGTGTCGGGTTTGGGCCGAGTGGGGGGTTTGATGCTCAGGGAAATGAGTCCGGATATGGTAGTGAACCGGGTTACCGTGGGGACGCAGAGTTCGGATATGGTGACGAActtgatgaggaggaggaggatgctcGTCTATTGTTTTGGGGCAATCATTTCGGAG ATAGTGATACTATGATGGAGGTTGTGGGTGAGAATACTTTCACGGATCAAAAATCGCATCACAGATGTCGCCGTAAGAAACATGATTGCAGAATGGTTGTTGATTCCCTGAGGTGA
- the LOC112172766 gene encoding peter Pan-like protein: MARFNNKRKPFVKPIAKKKLATVDHITGDKIPKSFVFSRGRLPGPLRQLKADLKQLMNPHTALNLKEKRRNTLKDFLNVAGPYGVTHFLILSKTPTAPYLRVATTPQGPTLTFKIEEYSLAVDIKHSQKHPRCPKDLFKNPPMSILSGFGSGGGRHNDKEPPQLKLISAAFRNLFPSIDVNTVKLSSCQRILLLHYNEDTKLIDFRHYSIRLEPVGVSRRISKFVQKHQVPDLRNLQDVSDFVTKAGYGSESEGDEEAATVTLASDLGRVNRASSKSAIKLQEIGPRMTLRLIKVENGLCQGAVLFSEYGDGNKKEDNHEDAENEEDGDEEEDDENDEVDSEVGEEDDEDMEEN; the protein is encoded by the exons ATGGCTCGTTTCAATAAT AAGAGGAAGCCATTTGTGAAACCAATTGCGAAGAAGAAGCTGGCCACTGTGGACCATATCACAGGTGATAAGATCCCAAAGAGCTTTGTGTTTTCAAGAGGGAGGTTGCCTGGTCCTCTAAGGCAACTAAAAGCTGATTTAAAACAGTTGATGAATCCCCATACTGCTCTCAATCTTAAG GAGAAGAGACGGAACACTCTCAAAGACTTTCTGAATGTTGCTGGGCCTTATGGGGTTACGCATTTCCTCATATTGTCGAAAACTCCAACTGCACCCTACCTTAGGGTTGCCACAACTCCTCAAGGGCCCACTCTTACATTTAAAATAGAAGAGTACTCGCTTGCAGTTGACATCAAACATTCTCAAAAGCATCCTAGATGTCCGAAAGATCTTTTCAAGAATCCACCTATG AGTATTCTTTCTGGTTTTGGAAGTGGTGGTGGCCGCCACAATGATAAAGAACCTCCACAGTTGAAGCTCATATCTGCAGCATTTCGGAATCTCTTTCCATCCATTGATGTTAACACT GTGAAACTGTCTTCCTGCCAGAGAATATTGTTGCTTCATTACAACGAAGACACAAAACTAATTGATTTTCGGCATTACTCTATAAGATTAGAGCCTGTTGGCGTCTCCCGCAGAATAAGCAAATTTGTTCAGAAGCATCAAGTACCTGATTTGAGGAATCTTCAAGACGTGAGTGACTTTGTGACAAA GGCCGGTTATGGATCAGAaagtgaaggagatgaagaagcAGCAACAGTAACTTTGGCTAGTGATCTAGGTAGGGTTAATCGGGCTTCTTCAAAAAGTGCTATCAAGCTCCAAGAGATTGGACCCAGGATGACTCTTCGCCTGATTAAGGTTGAGAATGGATTGTGTCAAGGCGCAGTCCTGTTCAGTGAGTATG GTGATGGAAATAAAAAGGAAGACAACCACGAAGACGCTGAAAATGAGGAAGATGGTGAtgaggaggaagatgatgaaaatgATGAAGTTGATAGTGAGGTCggggaagaagatgatgaggatATGGAGGAAAACTAG
- the LOC112172768 gene encoding pectinesterase inhibitor 6 gives MAYAKKILTFIFSAFLIIPTLLAAVNGDHSYVEDACSVTRYRDLCIHSLASFSSTAKNSPSRWARAGVSVTLGETKNVARYLVYLKKHSNRMKGKSGVALSDCIECFENAIDELHKSLGVLRKLSRTTFATQMGDLNTWLSAALTDGDTCLDGFEEVQRGKQIKSLQNRVLRATRFTSNALALANKLAATGLRSLPDP, from the coding sequence ATGGCATACGCCAAAAAAATTTTGACATTCATTTTCTCTGCATTTCTGATCATTCCAACTCTTTTGGCAGCTGTAAATGGGGATCATAGCTATGTCGAAGACGCCTGCAGCGTGACGAGGTACCGTGACCTCTGCATCCACTCGCTAGCATCGTTTTCGAGCACAGCAAAGAATAGCCCCAGCAGGTGGGCTAGAGCCGGCGTTTCGGTGACATTGGGGGAGACCAAAAACGTTGCTCGGTACTTGGTATATCTGAAGAAGCACAGCAACCGCATGAAGGGAAAAAGTGGAGTTGCTCTATCCGATTGCATTGAGTGTTTTGAGAATGCAATCGACGAGCTTCACAAATCACTTGGTGTGTTAAGAAAGCTGAGCAGAACTACATTCGCCACGCAAATGGGGGACCTTAATACATGGCTGAGCGCCGCCCTTACTGACGGAGACACTTGCTTGGACGGTTTTGAGGAGGTCCAAAGAGGAAAACAAATCAAATCGCTTCAAAATCGGGTTTTGAGAGCAACTCGTTTCACCAGTAACGCACTGGCTCTCGCTAACAAACTTGCCGCCACTGGCTTGAGAAGCCTCCCTGATCCATAG
- the LOC112172765 gene encoding mitochondrial zinc maintenance protein 1, mitochondrial → MARAEALNAYRSLLRATRKSFAGDTVMLKGSAAEVRQKFEENRGVTSEEEIQRLLGEAREASSFISTMIVQAKLNSRGGYEVKAERDHAGATLEIPSEEILRKS, encoded by the exons ATGGCGAGAGCGGAAGCACTGAACGCGTACAGATCGCTGCTGAGAGCGACTCGCAAATCGTTCGCCGGAGACACCGTGATGCTCAAGGGCTCGGCGGCGGAGGTTCGCCAGAAATTCGAGGAGAATAGGGGCGTGACGTCAGAGGAGGAGATCCAGAGACTGCTTGGCGAGGCACGCGAGGCCTCCAGCTTCATCTCCACCATGATCGTCCAGGCCAAGCTCAACTCCCGCGGCGGCTACG AAGTGAAGGCCGAAAGGGACCATGCCGGAGCTACGCTTGAGATTCCTTCTGAAGAAATCCTTCGCAAATCTTAA